One Mycolicibacterium goodii genomic region harbors:
- a CDS encoding DUF4185 domain-containing protein — protein MGSTTSGAAYVGRVGALAVALGIGAALTTGTGVAWADDSDTSTSSSTSTSSGTSGTSGTSGASSPSAGAATDKSRKPGVVTKPRIPTTGKLSESLKQTAKAVEGAINEAHKQARQKAERAREHAEKRARERAEKRAAAEADTETDSKTGATGNLPAEAASKTTPATSKRQTATPVVKVPDAPNVPEAVATVRARSTEVAKEIRSEVNTALSAFSAPTLTLPDLRQMTELVAPRPTAPLLVKAQQPVRVSASRPTITGLVRGLLTAAAGFTPRAASTPVAPTPSPAAWALLAFARREFERAFTPGASTALAAPAITTSAVVNPLPSRLDSVPLGWVTGVSNPSGNWPQTNNTSGFNIWGTDLGIMWDGGEWNGRRFVHTAFGDTFSGPGMSGFWRSNVLLISTDRVLGDGLGLEQTGPAYQFIPASGRNLFGLFGGSEVTVIPTAGVQIDGTQYVNYMSVRSWDTPGRWTTNFSAISVYDPSTDTWVPAPSTIRSAGWFRSSTLYVPGSQNFQQAAYVLQPEDQVGEDGIRYLYAFGTPSGRAGSAYLSRVPEDAVTDLSKYEYWDGNRWVVGNAAVAAPVIGDSTRSTGLFGFVVDWANDPNVLGGYLGGLVGAKTGGNVSELSVQYNEYLGKYVVLYGDGNNDIQMRVADRPEGPWSDPIELASSADYPGLYAPMIHPWSGTGMLADDNGDPDLNNLYWNMSLWGDYNVVLMQTDLSGLKTVQV, from the coding sequence ATGGGATCGACGACGAGCGGCGCCGCGTATGTGGGACGCGTCGGCGCACTTGCCGTGGCACTGGGCATCGGAGCCGCACTGACCACCGGAACCGGTGTGGCGTGGGCCGACGACTCGGACACCTCCACCTCGTCGTCCACCTCGACCTCTTCGGGGACGTCGGGGACGTCGGGGACGTCGGGGGCGTCCTCGCCGTCTGCGGGCGCAGCCACGGACAAGTCCCGTAAGCCCGGTGTCGTCACCAAGCCGCGCATCCCGACGACGGGCAAGCTCAGCGAATCGCTCAAGCAGACCGCCAAGGCCGTCGAAGGTGCCATCAACGAGGCGCACAAACAGGCCCGGCAGAAGGCCGAACGAGCCCGCGAACACGCCGAGAAGCGGGCCCGGGAGCGGGCCGAGAAGCGCGCCGCGGCCGAGGCCGACACCGAGACCGATTCAAAGACCGGTGCCACCGGGAACCTTCCGGCCGAGGCAGCGTCGAAGACCACCCCCGCCACGAGCAAGCGCCAGACCGCGACCCCGGTCGTGAAGGTGCCCGATGCGCCGAACGTGCCTGAGGCCGTGGCCACCGTGCGGGCCCGGTCGACTGAGGTGGCGAAGGAGATCCGCTCCGAGGTCAACACCGCCCTGTCCGCGTTCAGCGCTCCCACGCTCACGCTGCCCGATCTGCGCCAGATGACCGAGCTCGTCGCGCCGCGACCCACGGCTCCGTTGCTCGTGAAAGCCCAACAGCCGGTGCGGGTTTCGGCGTCGCGGCCGACGATCACCGGCCTGGTGCGCGGATTGCTCACCGCCGCAGCCGGTTTCACGCCTCGGGCGGCGAGCACACCGGTCGCACCGACACCGTCACCCGCCGCCTGGGCGTTGCTGGCGTTCGCGCGCCGCGAGTTCGAGCGGGCCTTCACCCCGGGTGCGTCCACGGCGCTGGCGGCACCTGCGATCACCACATCGGCCGTGGTGAACCCGCTGCCGAGCCGGCTGGACTCGGTGCCGCTCGGCTGGGTGACGGGTGTGTCGAATCCGAGTGGCAACTGGCCGCAGACCAACAACACGTCGGGCTTCAACATCTGGGGTACCGATCTGGGCATCATGTGGGACGGCGGCGAGTGGAACGGCCGGCGATTCGTCCACACCGCGTTCGGCGACACGTTCAGCGGACCCGGTATGTCCGGATTCTGGCGGTCCAACGTGCTGTTGATCAGCACCGACCGCGTGCTGGGTGACGGGCTGGGACTGGAGCAGACGGGACCGGCCTATCAGTTCATCCCCGCGTCGGGACGAAACCTGTTCGGGCTCTTCGGTGGTTCGGAGGTCACCGTCATCCCCACCGCGGGCGTGCAGATCGACGGCACGCAGTACGTCAACTACATGTCGGTGCGCTCGTGGGACACCCCTGGCCGCTGGACCACCAACTTCTCGGCGATCTCGGTCTACGACCCGAGCACCGACACGTGGGTGCCGGCGCCGTCGACGATCCGCTCGGCGGGCTGGTTCCGCTCGAGCACGCTGTATGTGCCCGGCAGCCAGAACTTCCAGCAGGCGGCCTACGTCCTGCAGCCGGAGGATCAGGTCGGCGAGGACGGGATCCGGTACCTGTACGCGTTCGGAACCCCTTCGGGCCGTGCCGGCTCGGCCTATCTGTCGCGGGTGCCCGAGGACGCGGTGACCGACCTGTCGAAGTACGAGTACTGGGACGGTAACCGCTGGGTCGTCGGCAACGCCGCGGTGGCCGCGCCGGTCATCGGAGATTCGACGCGGTCGACGGGCCTGTTCGGCTTCGTCGTCGACTGGGCCAACGACCCGAACGTGCTCGGCGGTTACCTCGGTGGCCTGGTCGGCGCCAAGACCGGCGGCAACGTCAGTGAACTGTCGGTGCAGTACAACGAGTACCTCGGCAAGTACGTCGTGCTGTACGGCGACGGCAACAACGACATCCAGATGCGCGTCGCCGACCGGCCCGAGGGCCCCTGGTCGGATCCGATCGAGCTGGCGAGTTCGGCCGACTACCCGGGCCTGTACGCGCCGATGATCCATCCGTGGTCCGGCACCGGGATGCTCGCCGACGACAACGGCGATCCCGACCTCAACAATCTCTACTGGAACATGTCGCTGTGGGGCGACTACAACGTGGTGCTCATGCAGACCGACCTGTCCGGATTGAAAACCGTTCAGGTGTGA
- a CDS encoding universal stress protein has protein sequence MKIVVGYDGSLSANGAIETGSVLFPGAEAVIVYLSTPPFGSKGLRARLRHSARNVDELIDLVDTESEGESARLVDLGVTLARAAGWTAEPLVKRTWAGEGLGLAQVGEELQPDVMIVGARGTGASESKIGSVSDLVVHHAPRPILVVSQYMLSVEHEAVADGPVVVGVDGSAGSDRAWKAAEQLFPNRTVVSAAVDDGDADSADAMHHVRRFRGSGAGSTADALVAFADEQRAATLVVGSRGRSGLKKVLLGSVAGATLQRTFRPVLVVPGG, from the coding sequence ATGAAGATTGTGGTCGGCTACGACGGGTCCCTGTCAGCCAATGGCGCGATCGAGACGGGCAGTGTGTTGTTCCCCGGCGCGGAGGCCGTGATCGTCTACCTGTCCACACCGCCGTTCGGCAGCAAGGGATTACGCGCGCGGTTGCGGCATTCGGCGCGCAACGTCGACGAGTTGATCGACCTGGTGGACACCGAGAGCGAGGGCGAGTCCGCGCGTTTGGTCGATCTCGGTGTGACGCTGGCCCGCGCGGCGGGCTGGACAGCCGAGCCGCTGGTGAAACGCACCTGGGCGGGGGAGGGTCTCGGGCTGGCGCAGGTCGGTGAGGAGCTGCAACCCGACGTGATGATCGTGGGCGCGCGCGGCACCGGGGCGTCGGAGTCGAAGATCGGCAGCGTGTCCGATCTGGTGGTGCACCACGCGCCTCGCCCGATCCTGGTGGTGTCGCAGTACATGCTCTCGGTCGAGCACGAGGCCGTGGCCGACGGTCCGGTGGTGGTGGGCGTCGACGGGTCGGCAGGTTCGGACCGCGCGTGGAAGGCCGCCGAGCAGTTGTTCCCCAACCGCACCGTGGTGTCGGCGGCGGTCGACGACGGCGACGCCGACAGCGCCGACGCCATGCATCACGTCCGGCGGTTCCGCGGTTCGGGTGCGGGTTCCACGGCCGACGCGCTCGTGGCGTTCGCCGACGAGCAACGGGCCGCGACGCTCGTCGTCGGATCGCGGGGCCGGTCCGGGCTCAAGAAGGTTCTGCTCGGCAGCGTCGCGGGAGCCACGTTGCAGCGCACGTTCCGGCCGGTTCTCGTAGTGCCGGGCGGCTGA
- a CDS encoding DUF4185 domain-containing protein → MPAFRRLASAPLARVVSTVATALTAGLVAGLVTATPAAADPCSVPTPSASARGLAPSMPDAISKLPIPHLPIGRKPVKTANTPEEAKDTAVAPNTAARAAAAPAASTATTVGWITGPNTDSYTRFGISGADLGIMWDNGQTGANRQVLIAFGDTFGNCNVADQEWRKNTLFRSADRNLADGMSIPGPVPGNVYAGSPVDAARPNFSRQVIKSLGLAGTEVTVIPTAGIAVGTTQYVNFMSVSRWGAPGQWSTNFSAVAVSGDNGETWTVPATSIRPSWFNTVPGVPFVWGDQNFQMAAYLRHNGYVYAYSTGAGRGGMPFLYRVVETAVANKSAYEYFTPFGWIKGFPFLALQVVWAPGSEMSVAWNDHLKKFVMLYTNTTSSVVMRTADKPEGPWSRAKTIVSSTAVPGGIYAPYIHPWSQGEDLYFTLSRWSDYSVMLMRTTLEAAG, encoded by the coding sequence ATGCCGGCATTTCGTCGACTGGCATCGGCGCCGCTTGCCCGCGTCGTCTCTACTGTGGCAACTGCACTCACGGCTGGGCTGGTCGCTGGTCTCGTCACAGCCACGCCCGCTGCGGCCGACCCGTGCTCGGTGCCGACACCCAGTGCGTCCGCACGCGGTCTGGCCCCGTCGATGCCCGACGCCATCTCCAAGCTGCCGATCCCGCATCTGCCGATCGGCCGCAAACCCGTCAAGACCGCCAACACACCGGAAGAGGCCAAGGACACCGCCGTCGCGCCCAACACCGCGGCACGTGCCGCGGCCGCGCCGGCCGCATCGACGGCCACCACGGTCGGCTGGATCACCGGCCCCAACACCGACAGCTACACGCGTTTCGGCATCTCCGGTGCCGACCTGGGCATCATGTGGGACAACGGCCAGACCGGCGCCAACCGCCAGGTGCTCATCGCGTTCGGCGACACCTTCGGCAATTGCAATGTCGCAGACCAGGAGTGGCGCAAGAACACGCTGTTCCGCAGTGCCGACCGCAACCTCGCCGACGGCATGAGCATCCCCGGTCCGGTACCGGGCAACGTCTACGCCGGATCACCGGTCGACGCCGCGCGGCCGAACTTCTCCCGCCAGGTGATCAAGAGCCTCGGGCTCGCGGGCACCGAGGTCACCGTGATCCCCACCGCTGGAATTGCGGTCGGCACAACGCAATACGTCAATTTCATGTCGGTGAGCCGATGGGGTGCGCCCGGGCAGTGGTCGACCAACTTCTCGGCTGTCGCGGTCTCGGGCGACAACGGCGAGACGTGGACGGTGCCCGCGACGAGCATCCGCCCCAGCTGGTTCAACACCGTGCCGGGCGTGCCGTTCGTCTGGGGCGACCAGAACTTCCAGATGGCGGCGTACCTGCGCCACAACGGGTACGTCTACGCCTACAGCACCGGTGCGGGACGCGGCGGCATGCCGTTTCTGTACCGCGTCGTGGAGACGGCCGTGGCCAACAAGTCCGCCTACGAGTACTTCACGCCGTTCGGGTGGATCAAGGGTTTCCCGTTCCTGGCGCTGCAGGTGGTGTGGGCGCCGGGCAGCGAGATGTCGGTGGCGTGGAACGATCACCTCAAGAAGTTCGTCATGCTCTACACCAACACGACCAGTTCGGTCGTCATGCGTACCGCCGACAAACCGGAAGGGCCGTGGAGCCGCGCGAAGACGATTGTCAGCTCCACGGCGGTCCCGGGTGGCATCTACGCGCCCTACATCCACCCGTGGTCGCAGGGTGAGGATCTGTACTTCACGCTGTCGCGATGGTCGGACTACAGCGTGATGTTGATGCGCACCACGCTCGAAGCCGCCGGTTAA
- a CDS encoding DUF1918 domain-containing protein produces MKAKVGDFLVVKGSTTDKHEQHAEIIEVRAGDGSPPYVVRWVTDGHEATVYPGPDALVVSAEEHRRIAERASAGTATN; encoded by the coding sequence ATGAAAGCCAAGGTCGGCGATTTCCTGGTCGTGAAGGGTTCGACCACCGACAAGCACGAGCAGCATGCCGAGATCATCGAAGTGCGGGCCGGTGACGGCTCTCCCCCGTACGTGGTGCGCTGGGTGACCGACGGACATGAGGCGACGGTCTATCCCGGTCCCGACGCGTTGGTCGTTTCCGCCGAGGAGCACCGCCGCATCGCCGAACGCGCCTCAGCCGGCACGGCAACGAATTAA
- a CDS encoding SDR family NAD(P)-dependent oxidoreductase, whose amino-acid sequence MTDLHGKTALVTGASSGLGAAVAKLFAARGASVFGIARDADRMAEVFGEVPGGKYASVDISSSQACAQAVEQCVAQFGRLDSLINVAGFHQMRHTISVTDEDWDEDLAVNLNGPFYLCRAALPHLLRAGGNIVNVASIAGIEGEAYSAGYCAAKHGLVGLTRALAVEFTKERLRVNAVCPGGMLTPQTTEFAAPEDADWDLIMRIAAPRGFMDVADVAKTIAFLASDDAAAVHGAVYVVDAGKTAG is encoded by the coding sequence ATGACGGATCTGCATGGCAAGACCGCGTTGGTGACCGGCGCCTCGTCAGGACTGGGTGCGGCGGTGGCGAAGCTGTTCGCCGCGCGCGGGGCCTCGGTGTTCGGGATCGCGCGGGACGCCGACCGGATGGCCGAGGTGTTCGGCGAGGTGCCCGGCGGCAAGTACGCGTCGGTGGACATCTCGTCGTCACAGGCGTGCGCGCAGGCGGTCGAACAGTGCGTCGCGCAGTTCGGCCGCCTCGACAGCCTGATCAACGTCGCGGGCTTTCATCAGATGCGCCACACGATTTCGGTGACCGACGAGGACTGGGACGAAGACCTCGCGGTCAACCTCAACGGCCCCTTCTACCTGTGTCGCGCGGCCCTGCCGCATCTGCTGCGGGCCGGCGGCAACATCGTCAACGTCGCCTCGATCGCCGGTATCGAGGGCGAGGCGTACTCGGCGGGTTACTGCGCCGCCAAGCACGGGCTGGTCGGGTTGACCCGCGCTCTGGCGGTCGAGTTCACCAAGGAACGGCTGCGGGTCAACGCGGTGTGCCCGGGCGGCATGCTGACCCCACAGACCACCGAGTTCGCCGCACCCGAGGACGCCGACTGGGACCTGATCATGCGCATCGCGGCGCCGCGGGGCTTCATGGACGTCGCCGACGTCGCCAAGACCATCGCGTTCCTGGCCAGCGACGACGCGGCCGCGGTCCATGGCGCCGTCTATGTCGTCGACGCCGGGAAGACCGCCGGCTGA
- a CDS encoding dipeptide ABC transporter ATP-binding protein, which produces MTDQQTDVPILSVRDLAVGIGRREIVHGVSFDVHREQTVGIVGESGSGKSLTVLAATGLLDAPGAVVTGTSTLADGSQLVGARARLLRSVHGGRIGFVFQDPGTSLNPLLTLERQITESLEAHRNMSRRQARTRAGELLEAVGLPPERLDAYPHQLSGGQRQRVMIAIALACDPELLIADEPTTALDVTTQAQIIDLVADLQRDFGAAVVWISHDLGVIGQVADEVTVLRDGEAVEQAPVLDVFDRPRHEYTRQLLAARPRVDDAGPPAPPADAEVLLEVTDLEVRYADVPAVRGVSFTIRRGTTLGLVGESGSGKSTVAAALTGLSEPAAGTATLDGADVFGGGRDLRRRISLVFQDPFSSLNPRARVGATIGEPLQVHGLAKGRRARTGRVAELLELVGLPADFASRYPHELSGGQRQRVSIARALATEPELLILDESTASLDVSVQSRVLDLLADLQRELGLAYLFIAHDLAVVHRMSHDVMVLRDGQVVEYRPAAELFAAPEHEYTRMLLAAVPPLRPHEKV; this is translated from the coding sequence ATGACAGACCAGCAGACGGACGTTCCCATCCTCAGCGTGCGCGACCTCGCGGTCGGGATAGGCCGACGCGAGATCGTCCACGGGGTGTCGTTCGACGTGCACCGCGAGCAGACCGTGGGCATCGTCGGCGAATCCGGCTCGGGGAAATCTCTGACGGTGCTCGCGGCCACGGGCCTGCTCGACGCGCCGGGCGCCGTGGTGACGGGCACCAGCACCCTGGCCGACGGATCGCAGCTCGTCGGGGCGCGGGCGCGACTGCTGCGCTCGGTGCACGGCGGACGCATCGGCTTCGTCTTCCAGGACCCGGGCACGTCGCTGAACCCGCTGCTGACACTGGAGCGTCAGATCACCGAATCGCTTGAGGCGCATCGCAACATGTCGCGGCGTCAGGCGCGCACCCGCGCCGGCGAACTACTCGAGGCGGTGGGTTTGCCGCCCGAACGGCTCGACGCGTATCCGCATCAGTTGTCCGGCGGGCAGCGGCAGCGTGTGATGATCGCGATCGCGCTCGCGTGCGATCCGGAACTGCTCATCGCCGACGAGCCCACCACCGCACTCGATGTGACGACGCAGGCGCAGATCATCGACCTGGTCGCGGATCTGCAGCGGGATTTCGGCGCGGCCGTTGTGTGGATCAGCCATGACCTCGGGGTGATCGGCCAGGTCGCCGACGAGGTGACCGTGCTGCGTGACGGGGAGGCCGTCGAGCAGGCCCCGGTCCTCGACGTGTTCGACCGGCCACGTCACGAGTACACCAGGCAACTGCTAGCCGCGCGCCCCCGCGTCGACGACGCCGGTCCCCCGGCACCGCCCGCCGATGCCGAGGTCCTGCTGGAGGTCACCGATCTCGAGGTGCGGTACGCCGACGTCCCTGCGGTCAGAGGCGTGTCGTTCACCATCCGGCGCGGCACCACCCTCGGCCTGGTGGGCGAATCCGGTTCGGGCAAGTCGACGGTGGCGGCCGCTTTGACAGGCCTGTCGGAACCGGCCGCGGGCACCGCGACACTCGACGGAGCCGACGTGTTCGGCGGCGGACGCGATCTGCGCCGCCGGATCAGCCTGGTGTTCCAGGACCCGTTCAGTTCGCTGAACCCGAGGGCCCGGGTCGGAGCCACGATAGGTGAGCCGCTGCAGGTGCACGGTCTGGCCAAGGGTAGGCGGGCGCGCACCGGGCGGGTCGCCGAACTGCTCGAACTGGTGGGCCTCCCTGCCGATTTCGCGTCGCGGTATCCGCATGAGCTCTCGGGCGGTCAGCGCCAGCGGGTCAGCATCGCACGGGCACTGGCGACCGAGCCGGAGCTGCTCATCCTCGACGAATCGACGGCGTCGCTCGACGTCTCGGTGCAATCCCGGGTGCTGGACCTGCTGGCCGACCTGCAACGCGAACTGGGGTTGGCCTATCTGTTCATCGCGCACGACCTGGCGGTCGTGCACCGGATGAGCCACGACGTGATGGTGCTGCGCGACGGGCAGGTGGTCGAGTACCGGCCGGCGGCGGAGTTGTTCGCCGCCCCGGAGCACGAGTACACCCGCATGCTGCTGGCCGCGGTTCCGCCGCTGCGGCCGCATGAGAAGGTCTAG
- a CDS encoding ABC transporter permease: MTVTEQTRVASWRLLLSNPVTAVSAAVLLAVAIVAFTAQWVAPFGVNDIDVPSALQGPSASHWFGTDELGRDVFSRILVAVQASLRVAVVSVALAALVGVTIGVVAGYRGGWLDTVVMRVVDVMFAFPVLLLALAIVAILGPGVTTTMLAIGIVYIPIFARVARASTLGVRVEPYVAVSRTMGTPSGYILRRHILPNIAGPLIVQLSLSLAFAILAEASLSFLGLGIQPPQPSLGRMIFDAQGFVTLAWWMAVFPGAAIFVTVLAFNLFGDGLRDVLDPKQRTLMEAKRT, encoded by the coding sequence ATGACCGTCACCGAGCAGACCCGCGTCGCGTCCTGGCGGCTGCTCTTGTCCAATCCGGTCACCGCGGTCAGCGCCGCGGTCCTGCTCGCGGTGGCCATCGTCGCGTTCACCGCACAGTGGGTCGCGCCGTTCGGCGTCAACGACATCGACGTACCCAGCGCCCTGCAGGGCCCGAGCGCCTCGCACTGGTTCGGCACCGACGAACTCGGGCGTGACGTGTTCTCCCGCATCCTCGTCGCCGTACAGGCCTCCCTACGGGTCGCGGTGGTCAGCGTCGCGCTCGCGGCGCTCGTGGGCGTCACCATCGGCGTCGTCGCCGGTTACCGCGGCGGATGGCTCGACACGGTCGTGATGCGCGTCGTCGACGTGATGTTCGCGTTCCCGGTCCTGCTGCTGGCATTGGCCATCGTCGCGATCCTCGGCCCTGGCGTCACCACCACGATGCTCGCGATCGGCATCGTCTACATCCCGATCTTCGCGCGCGTGGCACGCGCCAGCACGCTGGGTGTGCGGGTGGAACCGTACGTCGCGGTGTCGCGCACCATGGGCACCCCCAGCGGATACATCCTGCGACGCCACATTCTGCCGAACATCGCCGGTCCGTTGATCGTTCAGCTGTCGTTGTCGCTGGCGTTCGCGATCCTCGCCGAGGCGTCGCTGTCGTTTTTGGGGCTCGGCATCCAGCCGCCACAGCCTTCGCTGGGCCGGATGATCTTCGACGCACAGGGTTTCGTGACGCTCGCATGGTGGATGGCGGTGTTCCCCGGCGCGGCGATCTTCGTCACGGTGCTGGCGTTCAACCTGTTCGGCGACGGGCTGCGTGACGTGCTCGACCCCAAGCAGCGCACGCTGATGGAGGCCAAGAGGACCTGA
- a CDS encoding ABC transporter permease has translation MTSASLLGNHPIVRFLAQRLLYSAVVLVGVLIVVFTLVHLVPGDPVRIALGTRYTPEAYEALRTASGMDRPIVEQFFSYIGSALTGDLGVSFRNGDPVTVTLLERLPATLSLGLVGILIALVIAIPAGIWSALREGRVSDAIVRVASQFGVSIPDFWLGILLIGLFASALGWLPTSGYRPLFDDPGGWLRHIVLPGLTVGLVAGAIMTRYVRSAVLEVAAMGYVRTARSKGLAPPVVTFRHIVRNALLPVLTITGIQLATILGGVIVVEVVFAWPGLGRLVFNSVAARDYPVIQGAVLLIAVLFLLINLLVDVLYAVVDPRIRLS, from the coding sequence GTGACTTCTGCGTCACTTCTGGGTAACCACCCGATCGTGCGATTCCTGGCGCAGCGACTGCTGTACTCGGCGGTGGTGCTCGTCGGCGTGCTGATCGTGGTGTTCACGCTGGTCCACCTCGTGCCCGGGGACCCGGTCCGCATCGCGCTGGGTACCCGCTACACCCCGGAGGCGTACGAGGCGCTGCGCACGGCCAGCGGTATGGACCGTCCCATCGTCGAACAGTTCTTCTCCTACATCGGCTCGGCGTTGACCGGTGACCTCGGAGTGAGCTTCCGCAACGGCGACCCGGTCACCGTGACACTGCTGGAGCGGCTACCGGCGACATTGTCGCTGGGCCTGGTCGGGATTCTCATCGCGCTCGTGATCGCGATCCCGGCCGGCATCTGGTCGGCACTGCGCGAGGGCCGGGTCAGCGACGCGATCGTGCGCGTGGCAAGCCAGTTCGGCGTGTCGATCCCGGACTTCTGGCTGGGCATCCTGCTGATCGGGCTGTTCGCGTCGGCGCTGGGCTGGTTACCGACGTCGGGTTACCGCCCGCTGTTCGACGATCCCGGCGGTTGGCTGCGCCACATCGTCCTGCCCGGGCTCACCGTGGGACTTGTGGCAGGCGCGATCATGACGCGCTACGTGCGTTCTGCGGTGCTGGAGGTCGCGGCGATGGGTTACGTCCGCACGGCGCGGTCGAAAGGTCTTGCGCCGCCCGTGGTCACGTTCCGCCACATCGTGCGCAATGCGCTGTTGCCCGTGCTGACCATCACCGGCATCCAGCTCGCCACGATTCTCGGCGGGGTGATCGTGGTCGAGGTGGTGTTCGCATGGCCGGGGCTGGGTCGGCTCGTGTTCAATTCGGTTGCCGCACGGGACTATCCGGTGATCCAGGGCGCGGTGCTGCTCATCGCGGTGCTGTTTTTGCTGATCAATCTGCTCGTGGACGTGCTCTACGCGGTCGTCGACCCGAGGATCCGGCTGTCATGA
- a CDS encoding ABC transporter substrate-binding protein yields the protein MVTAWLAVLVLVFTACSTGERVDLGDEASGNLIAAIAGEPDQLDPQKTSAYFSFEVLENVFDTLVEPDENLQMRPALAESWEVSPDELTWTFHLRDGVRWHDGTPLTADDVVYSYRRIIDEQLTNVDKFAAVTDVSAPDPATVRIVVAHPTPNLLTNLGGFKGMAIVQRSNVESGQIATHPIGTGPFAFAGRKSGDSITLKANPDYWGSAPRVSGVTFRFISEPATALSALQAGEVDWTDSVPPQRVAQLRDDDSLTLAVTPSNDYWYLALNEARAPWNDVRVRRAIAYGIDRDAIAAATSYRTAAINQLAIPEGNPWYTSYERYRFDTDEAKRLLDEAGAHPDNLDMLVTSEYPETVTAAQIIADNLAPLGITVDIRTVDFATWLDEQNTGNFDMLMMGWLGNIDPDDFYYAQHHSNGTSNAQKFSDPEVDRLLDAGRVETDTAKRKDIYTRAATRIADEVSYIYLYNPSVIQAWSNDLSGYDARRDGAIRFRTADLGRGGDA from the coding sequence ATGGTCACAGCATGGCTCGCCGTTCTCGTGCTGGTGTTCACTGCCTGTTCGACCGGTGAACGGGTGGATCTGGGCGATGAGGCGTCGGGCAATCTCATCGCGGCGATCGCCGGTGAGCCCGATCAGCTCGATCCGCAGAAGACCAGCGCGTACTTCTCGTTCGAGGTGCTGGAGAACGTGTTCGACACGCTCGTCGAACCCGATGAGAACCTGCAGATGCGACCCGCGCTCGCCGAGTCGTGGGAGGTCAGCCCGGACGAGCTCACGTGGACGTTCCATCTGCGTGACGGGGTCCGCTGGCACGACGGCACCCCGCTGACCGCCGACGACGTCGTCTACTCGTACCGGCGCATCATCGACGAGCAGCTCACCAACGTCGACAAGTTCGCCGCCGTCACCGACGTGAGCGCCCCCGATCCGGCGACCGTGCGCATCGTCGTGGCCCATCCCACGCCCAACCTGCTGACCAATCTGGGCGGGTTCAAAGGTATGGCGATCGTGCAGCGCAGCAACGTCGAGAGCGGGCAGATCGCCACCCATCCGATCGGCACCGGGCCGTTCGCGTTCGCCGGGCGCAAGAGCGGGGACTCGATCACCCTGAAGGCCAACCCCGACTACTGGGGGTCCGCGCCACGGGTGTCCGGGGTGACGTTCCGGTTCATCTCCGAGCCCGCGACCGCGCTGTCGGCACTGCAGGCCGGTGAGGTCGACTGGACCGACTCGGTGCCGCCGCAACGCGTCGCGCAGTTGCGTGACGACGACTCGCTGACACTGGCGGTGACACCGAGCAACGACTACTGGTATCTGGCGCTCAACGAGGCCCGCGCCCCGTGGAACGACGTGCGGGTGCGCCGGGCGATCGCCTACGGCATCGACCGCGACGCGATCGCCGCCGCCACCAGTTACCGCACCGCGGCGATCAACCAGCTGGCCATCCCGGAGGGCAACCCGTGGTACACGAGCTACGAGCGCTACCGGTTCGACACCGATGAGGCCAAGAGGCTGCTCGATGAGGCCGGGGCACATCCGGACAACCTCGACATGCTGGTCACCAGCGAGTACCCCGAGACCGTCACGGCCGCGCAGATCATCGCCGACAACCTTGCGCCGCTTGGCATCACGGTCGACATCCGCACGGTCGACTTCGCGACGTGGCTGGACGAGCAGAACACCGGCAACTTCGACATGCTCATGATGGGGTGGCTCGGCAACATCGACCCCGACGACTTCTATTACGCGCAGCACCATTCCAACGGCACGAGCAACGCACAGAAGTTCTCCGATCCCGAGGTCGACAGACTGCTGGACGCGGGCCGCGTCGAAACCGACACGGCCAAGCGCAAAGACATCTACACCAGGGCCGCGACCCGCATCGCCGACGAGGTCAGCTACATCTACCTGTACAACCCGTCGGTGATCCAGGCGTGGTCCAACGACCTGTCCGGATACGACGCGCGCCGGGACGGCGCCATCCGGTTCCGCACGGCCGATCTGGGCCGAGGTGGTGACGCGTGA